A region of the Stieleria neptunia genome:
AACGTTCGTTGAGCGTTTGCAACGATTCTTCGAGTTTGTCGATTTCATGCTCTAGTTCGACCCGATCATGCGATTCCACTTGCCGGGCAAATTGTTCGACCGCGACACCGCCGGCGATCAGCGCCAATTGTTCTTCGGCACGGGCACAGGCCTGGAGGGCGGTACGTTTTTCGGCCGCATTCTGTTCCACCCCGGGCAATTCGTCGGCATGGTCGACGCCGGCTTCGCGACAGAGTTGGGCCAATTGACCGACGGCCGCTTCGAGCACCTGATTGTCATCGACCAGTCTGGCTTTCGCGGCGGTCAGATCGGCTTTGAAACGCTCGGCTTGGTTGGCCGCGTTTTTGGCCGCTTGCAACCGTTCGTACAAGGCTTGTGCGATCTCCACACTTTGCTGATCCGGTTTGCATTCTAAACCGACGATTCTTGCGACCACCGTTGCACGCTCGGCGAAGGACCGTCCGTCGTCGTCGATGGAGCGAATTCGTCCGAGGATGATGTCGCGTTCACGAGTCTCTTCAAACAGTTTGGCGATCTTCTTTAACCGCATGCTGATCACGCTCGGGCTGACATCTTGATCGGAGGCGAATGATGCAATCGCCTGCTTCCAGTCGCTATCCCATTGTTTGCGTTTGGCCGCGTTGGATTCGTATTTGGCTTCGGCCGCGGGAAGCGCCGCGTGGATTTCGTTTCGTTTGCGGCGGATTTGTTCCAGTTGCGACGCCGCGGCAACGAGTTCATTCCGCAGCACGGTCGCTCGGTCATGCAAGGATTCCAGATTCATCGGATCATCCGGCGCGGCCGACGTCTCGTCGTGGCCGACAGAGACCGGTCGGGCGGACCAGGCGTTTTGCAAGGCGTGGGCCAGTCGCGTCGCATGACGAGCAATGCGGGTCTGGGTCGAATCCAAACGTGTACGTTCCTTTTCCAGCGTCCGGAACTTTTCGACAAACGTTTGATGCTTGGCGACCCAGTTCCGCATCTCGCGGACCTTGCCGGCGGCGATCCCGCAGCTTTCCCAGAGCTGATTCCATTGCTGAGACGCCTCGGCGGCCAGGCGTTCTGCCTGATCGACCGCTTCTTCCGCCGCGGTGATCGCGTCTTTCAGTCGGGCCATTTCCTGCGTGACCGCCGCCCGTTCGGTGACCTGTTTTTGGTGCGATCGAATCGTGTCGACCACGTCGTCGGCGGTACGAATCGATTGCCGCACCTGGCGTGTCGAGGTTTGAAAGTTTTCTTCATCGGCGCGTGCCGAAGCGAGTCGATCGACCCATTGGTCGCGTGTTTCGCGTGACTGTGCAAGTTCCTGCTCGGTCGGAAGCGGTTGATCGGCTTGCAGGCGGGTCAATTTTTCACCGGCGTCGTGAAGCTGTTGCCGCAGCGTCGCCACCGCTTTCCGGGCATCCTGAACGGCCCGCGAGCGATCGTGGAGTGTTTGATCATGGTCATCGATTTCCGCCGCCGTCGGCGGTTGCACGTGTGCCGCGTCGTCGAGATCGGTTTGGCCGAGGCGAAGCTCGCGCATCAATCGTTCGCACTGTGACTCGAGTTCACGGCAGCTGGACCGTTCCTGATCGGCCTGGTCCAACAGGGTTGCCGGCGGACCGATTTCGGCAAGCACCGACTCGATCATCGCGGGGTCCGCGATGTCCGGGTGGCGTTCCAGTTCATCGTCCAGTTCGGCAAGCTGTTTGCGCAGCGTTTGGAGCGATTCCAGGGAATCACGTTCCTGTTGCCGCAGCATTTCGCAGTCACCGGCCAATTCGTTGATTCGAATTTGCGCCGCGTCGCTGACGTGCAACTTGTCGACAACCCGATCGACGTTGTCGTCGGGGGCGTCGTCGGCGATGTCGATTTCCAGATCACGCAGCAATTCTCGCAGGTGGCGGTTCCGGTTTTTGACGACGCGGTGCAGGTTGGCTTGATCTTTCGATGCCGCCTCCCGCGCGGCGATGCCTTGGAACAAGGCGACGATTTCGGATTCATGTTCGATCGTCGCCGGATCGATCAAGCACGAATCAATTTTCTTTTCCGTGGCCTCGATTTCGCGTCGTAATTGATCGACCAATCGCTGATACGTTTGACGGTTGGCGGATGCTTCCCGGCGGCGTGCGGCAAAGTCTTCGTCGAGCGTAGGCACCGATGAGAGCGTTTCCAATTGGGCCTTGTGCCGTCGCCAGACCGGGACGATCGCGTGGGCTTCACGCACCGCCTTTTGTCTGGCCAGCGACTGGGCCAACCGTGTTCGCTCATCGGCTAACGCTTGCGATTGCTGTTCGGCTTCGGCCAACTGGCGTTTCAACAATTGGTATTCGGCCGGCGGCGTCTGGAGTTCACGCACGATCTTGCGTTTTTCGTCCAGTTCACTCAGCAAGCCGTTGATTCGTTTCTTGCCGCGTTCGAGAAACAGTTCTTTGCTTTCGTTTTCCAGTTCGGTCTGAATCGCTTTCAGCCGGCCGACGCCCGCACCGGCGGCAAACAGGATTTCGCCGAGTTCGCCCTTGCTGTCCAAGACGGCTTGTCCACCGGCAACCAACTGCTCGTGGGAAAGCCCGAAGCGATGATGAAAAGCGGCTTCGTCGATGCCACCGAGCATTTGCTCCAACTCCATCGGGTCGATCGGTGTCTTGTCGTCCTCGGCGTGCAGCTTTGTCTTGCCGTTCTTGCGCCGAATCACCGTAAGACGATTTCCGTCGGGACCGAGCAACGTCGCGCCGACCCGCAGTTTTGCGTTGGAATGCAGAAAACTATCCGTCGTCCGCGTCGGGATGCCGAACAGCAGCGCGCTGATCGCACGCAAGCACGTCGACTTTCCCGATTCGTTGGGACCATAAACCAGATGGAAGCGACGGGGCCCCGCGGACAAGTCCAGGGACTCATCGCTGAACAAGCCGTACGCTTTGAGATCGAGTCGTTCCAGAATCATTTCTTGGCTCCTGTCGCAGCGGCGGTCGATTCATCGTGTTGAAGCCGCCCGACGACGTCGGCCGCGGCGGATTCGACCAGCCCCGCAACCCACTGGTGATCGCCGAACGGAAAGGCCGCCTGGTCCTCGTCGCCCTTCAATTCCTTGGGAAGTTTTTTCGACAGCCCGGACAGTTCTTGTTCGACCAGGGAGGCGAGCGAGGGGTCGTTACGGAGAGCGTTTAGAACCGATTCCAGACTTTCGAGCGGCCCGTCAAAATCGAGTGAGATCTTTTGGTCGGTCGGCATCACGGTTCGAATCTTGACGTCTTCTAACCAAACCTGCTCGTTGCCCGCGGCGACGCTGATCGCTTGCAATTCGGCACGAATCCATTCGGTGTTTTGATGAAGCGCCGCGTGTAGGGACGATTGCCCGGTCAGGCGAACCCGCGCGACCAGCAACCGGCCGTCACAGGCATCGATTTGTTCGGCAAGCCAGCTTTGGTAGGCATCCAGAATTTCGTCGCGATCCTGCATCGGGCCGGCATCGATCACGCATTCGTGCCACCGTAACACGTCCAGCGGGTGAAAGTCGTAGCGACAACGATTCCTGGCATCGACTTCGATCAGCACGCAGCCCTTGGGACCTTGTTCGCCGATGTGTCGGCCTTGCAAGTTGCCGCTGAACACGATCGGCGGTCCGCCTTCGATTTGGTGGTCGCCGCGGACGTGGATGTGGCCGAGCGCCCAGTAGTCGTACCCCTTCTCGGTCAACCCGGCCGGCGTGCAAGGTGCGTAGTGGGCGTGGGAGGTGGCGCCTTCAAGCCCGGTGTGCAGCATGCCCAAATTGAACATTCCTGCGACCGCGTCGGGATACTTTGCCGCCAGGTTCGATTTTTCCGCACGGCTGCGAAAGGATTGTCCATGAACGGCGACGCCGATGTCTTCCAAGAACCTCGATTCCGCCTTTCCCGTTTGCAAAAAGATGTCGCTGCCGTCGGGGTTCTTGGGCAGCGGCAGGGACGCCGTCATCTGGTTTGCCGCGTCGTGGTTGCCGCGAATGACCAGCACGGGGATACCGGCGGTGACCAATTTGGCGGCTTCTTTGACGAAGGCCAGCCCGGTGTTTTGGTCCGGCCAGTCCCCGTCGTATAAATCGCCGGCGATCACGACCAAATCGACGTCTTCATCGATCGCCAATGCCGTCATGTTTTCCAACGCACGACGTGACGCGCGACGAATCCGCTGGGACGGCGCACTGTCGTAGCGGTCGAGTTTTTTGAGCGGACTGTCCAGATGAATGTCAGCCGCGTGAAGAATCTTTCGTGTGGTCAAGGCAATGTCGGGGATGGGGAAAACAAGACGCAAGGTTTGAAGGCACCCGCCCTGGCGAGTTTGCGCAGTGTTCAGGCGTTGAAAAGAAAGGAGTTTGGTCACTCTCCCCCTGGGAGAGTCGAGCGTAGCGAGGAGAGGGTTTGCGTTGGTGCTTGGGGGCGCCCATCAAAAATGAAGTGAACACCGCGATTCACCGTTCGACCTCCCCTCGCTTCGCTCGACCCTCCTGCCAGGAGGGTGACTTTAAAAGCTGCACGACCTCCGGGGAAGGTGATCGTCACTGTTCATACCAATTCGAATCTCCGTCTTCATACAATAACGTGTCTCCTTCACTGGGATTCGTGTCCACGCCGAGCGCCGCGTGGATCAGCGCCGCCGGTTTTTTGTCGTCAGGCTTACAGGGTTGAACAATCATGTAAAGCGCCTGGCGGGGACGTGTCATCGCGACGTACAACAGGCACAGCGCTTCGGTCATTTTCCCGGCCGCATCACGTCCGAATGCTTTGCGCCAGCGGGTATCCAGAAAGTGCCAGGCCTCGCTGGTCAAAAACCGTGAGAGCCCGACTGGCGGTTCGGTCAGATTCCGCGAGTCCGCGATGCACAGCGGTGGTTGGCCGGTCAGATTGCCGTCCAGCTCTGGCAAGAACACCGCGTCGAATTCCAAGCCCTTGGATTGATGAACCGTCATCACTCGCACGGCAGCCGATTGCGGTCGTTCGACGCGTTTCTCACGCACCATCCGTACAAAATCTCGCAAGCGATCGGTCGCGTTGGGTTCATAGGCAACCGCCAACTGGACCAATTGCTTTAGACGCGTGGTATCACGGGGACCGCAGACCGGTGCCAGGACGGCGGCCAGATGCTGAACCGCACGTGCGATCCCGACTTCGGTGACCAAGTCCCTGACGTAGTCGGCGGACATGCCGTCGACCTGCCCCAGCGGCGAATGGTCGACATGGAATTTCCAGCGCCCGTCGGCCGGATGTTCGGCCATCATGAATGCCGAAAGGATCAAGTCGACTGCGGCGGAATCCACCAACGGGTTTCCCCCTTCTTGGCTGACGTCGACGCCAAGTTGTTCCAGCAGGAAGATCAGATGGGCGACGCCTTTGTTGGTTCGCGTCAAAACACCGATCGAACGATCCGGAGCGGCGCGCGAAAGTTCGGCGATGCGTCGGGCAGCCAGCTGGTAACAGGCCTGGGTCTTTTCCGCGCCGTCGCGGCTGTCGATCTTTTCGCACGTTTCCATGCGGGCGTAACCGGGCAGCGATGCTTTGAACGCCACGTGTTGCGGGAACCGTTTGGCGAACTGGGTGACGGCGCGGGCTTCGTAGGTCGCTTTGTCGGCGTCGTGTCCGTCGGAGGCGGCGTCGGCGATTCTGTGTCGCGAGAGGTGCTGGAAAACGCGATTGATCAGATCCATGATCACCGGGCTGCTGCGGAAACTCGTATTCTGTTCGACCGATTCGACGCCGTCGATTTCGGCACTGACCGCGTCGAAGATCTCCGCCACACCGCCGCGCCAGCCATAGATCGCTTGTTTGGTGTCCCCGACACAGAAAAACGAACGTTTGACCGCCGCTTCGGGATCGGGATCCGGGTCGATTGCCGCATCGGCGGATCGAGACGCCAGCGGCCGAAGGACTTGCCACTGGGCCGGCGAGGTGTCTTGGAATTCGTCCAACAAGACGTGGTCGATCGCGCCGTCCAAGCGACGGCTGATCGAGCGGTGATCGACCTTGGAAAACTGCTTGGCCAACCTTACGGCGATGTCATCAAAACCGAGCGTTCGCAAGGATTGTTTCAGCTGCGCGACTTGGCCATCGTACAGTGCCAAGACTTGGCCGGTGGCGTCGTTTTGTGCGGCCAACAGCGACAGGGTGTTGGAGCGTGCGGCGGCGTACAGTGCCCCGAGCGCGTCATCCAGGCCATCGGGAAGCGCGGATCGGCCCAGCTTGGTCGGTTCTCCGTTCCGCTTCGCCTTGGCATAGTTCTTGATCAGCGTTTCGGTCGCCAGCGAATCGAATTGACGCGTCTCAAGGAGTTCAGCCATCGCATCCAGTTTGGCGCGCACCGTTTTCTGGGGCGGCTCCGCCATCCGAAAGGAACCGGCGGCGGAGGTCAATGCGGCATCGTCGGGCGCGGTGGGCGCGTCCAAATTGGTCCACGCATCGGGGGTCGTCTGACGTGCTTTGGTGTACGCGCCCGAGACGATTTGGATCAGCTCACGAACGATCGAACGTTTCGTTTCACCTTTGCTGAGCATCGCCAACAGGGTCGCCAATTCGCCGGGCTGGAGCATCGAAACCATCGAATCGATCGCGCGTTCACGCAACCACGCTTCTTCGATCTCGTCGGTCAATCGCCAAACCGGTGGCAGTTGCAATTCAAACGGAAACGATTTGGCCAGCTGGGTGAACAAGCTGTCCAAGGTACAGATTCGGATGCGGTGAATGTTTGCGACCAGTCGCTGCAACAGTTGCAAACACATGCTGCGTGGCAACGTTTCCAGACCGACCTGCCGACGCAACTCCTCCAGCGCCGAATCGTTTTCCGGATCGGCCGCTTCGGCCAGCGTCAACAGGATCCGCTCCAGAATCTCGCCCGCTGCTTTGCGTGTGAACGTGGTCGCGAGAATCGATTCGGGGGCCGCCCCTTGAAACAGAATCTGCAACAGTCGTGCGGTCAAACGATACGTTTTTCCCGTGCCGGCCGACGCCCGCACCAACACGGGCGGCAGGTTACCGTCCAGGAACACGTCGCCGGGGGAACGGTCGCGGGATGTGACTTCGGTGCTCATTGGTCGTTGTCTCCTTCCGCGATCGCCGCACCGGCCAGCATTCGACTGGCGACACCGGTTTGGAGAATCATTTCGTAATCGTCGTACATCACGCCTTGCTCGCTGGGTGCGAAATCACAGGCAAAAATTCGACGGACGCATTGATGAATCAGATCCTTGGCTTGGTCCATCAGCGGTTCGCCGAACTCGGCGATGTTGATTTTGGTTTCTTCCGCTTTGTCGCTGACATTAAAATAGCCCAGCTGGACCTCTTGCGGCGGCGCTTCGATGCCGAGAAAGGGCACCATCATTCGGTACAGCGGCAATTGCAAATCGATCCATTCGAATTGGCCGGTGTCGCGGTTTTTGCGAAGGTGTTTTTTCTCCGGTTTGTGGCCGTGGGTTTTGTAGTCCAAGATCGCCCATTGTCCGGTTTGCACGTTGCGGTCGATCCGATCGAAACGCCCTCGCAATCCCATCTTTTTTCCGTCGACGGTGATCGAAGCGCCTTTGGATTCTTCGACGCTGGCTTCGGTGGCGTGAATTCTCCATCCCTGCTGGATGCGTTGGGCTTGCTCGGCGGCGACGAAGTGCAGGCGCCGCTCGGCTTGACGGACTTGCAGACGAACGGCGCTTTCGGCGTGATCGCCGTATTGGTCGGCCGCGTACTGGTGCAAATGATGGCGTAACGATTCGAAGATTCGCTTTTCGTCGGCTTCGTCTTTCTCGGCGGACTCCCCAAAGTGCTCGACCGCACCATGGACCAAGTCGCCGAACTGGTTGGCCGCCAGTTCGCGGGCCAAATCGTCGACGGGTTTCAGATTCAGCACATGCCGCAGGTAGAAACGATAGGGACATTCAAGGTAGGCCTTGAACGCCGTCACGCTCATCGTCTTGACGGGACACGCGTCGGGATGGAATTCTGGAATGGGAAGCTCGGTCGTTTGACGATCGCTGTCCCAACGGTGCGCGATGTTGACCTTGTCGCGGGTTCCGGCCAACAGCATCCGAATCCGTCGCGCCACGTCCGGGGGCGACGACGCAGCCAACAGTCGGCTGGGCGGCGTGGGCGCTGCGTCGGCAGAACGCTTGCCCACGATCAAACGGATGTCTCGGCGTGTCGACAACAGCAACTGGGTCGCATACAGATCACGGGCGTAGCGGCGTTCGTTATCGGCGATTCCCAGTCGTGAACGCAGCGATCCGGGCAGAAACGGATCGCTGGTGACCGCCGAAGGCACGAAGGGATGATTGAAACCGACCACGACCATGGCCGGCGAATCATCCAGTGCCAAATCCAGCCAACCGTGAATTTGAATGTCATCGGCGTCCTGGTCTTGTCCGACACGCAGATCGGCCAGACGGGAGGCGATCATTTCCAACGCGGACGCGGCGGTGACGGGCGCGTCCAGGTGGCGGCTGAGTTGGGTGAAGCGTGTCAAAAGGTCTCGGACTTTCGCGACCGCTTCGACCGTCAACCGGCGCTCGGGCCGAGACGCATCGGCCGTTTCGACGCCGGTATAAATCGAATCCAGCCATTGAAGCAGGCTCTCGCACCAGTCGGCGATCGGTTTCGTCGCTCGCGGTCCGTCGGACAGATGCTCGGGAACCAGGGGCGAGAGCCAGGCCAGGACGGTGCAGCGCAGTTGTTCGGCGGCGGGATAGTGTTTCAGCGCAGCCGGCGGCAGCGGATCGGCCAATCGCACCGGCAGATGATTGGCGAGCATCTGGTCGAGCGGGACCAGGTAGTCCTGCGGCGCCGTGTCGCGCTGGGTCGTGTTGAGTTGTGCGTGCAGGAAACGATGGACATCACCGTGCCGCACCAGTGCCGCGAGCGATCGCCAGGTCGGCCGTGCCACCACGGTGGCGGTGAGGGAAAGCAGTCGTCCCACTGCGGTCGACGCGACGGTCCAGCCGACGTGGCGGTAGGTTGGAAATCCGCATCCGTCGAGTTGCATTTCGGTCGCGGCGACGTGTGAATCATCGGTCACGCCGACGGCAATCTCCGATGGTTGATAGCGCGTCGCGAATTGCGTCACCGCCTCGCTGACCGCGGTCGCTTGATCGGCGATGTCGGCGGCCGGCACCAGATGGTCATCGATCAGCGGCAATTGAAAATCGGCAAAGGCGTCCGGTTTGAGGCAGCCGAGCCAATCAAAGCAAGCTTGTTTTTCCTGGGGCGCGGCGATGAAGGCGACGACGTCGCGTTCGACGTTTGCGATCACCTTGGCAACCGACGGATTCAAATCACTGGTGCCGACCAGCGCGATCGCGCGTCCGGAACGAATCGTCTTTCGCTTGATCGCACGCCGTCGCTGCTGGTGTGGGTCGCTCCGCCCGGCCGTGGCGAGTTCGCCGAGGTACAGTTCAAACAGTTCTTGCAGCAGTTCCCAGCGGGCTTGTTCGGTGTCGCTGTCGGCGACCGCAACCACATCCTCGAAACCGACGTCGTGGGCAGCCAGATCGGCCGTCAATCGCCGCAGCGTCCCGGCGAGTTCCAGCCAGGGACCGATCGCTTCGGATTCCGGCAGCACGGGCAGCAGCGGCCGCAGCGAGTCGGCGTCGCGATGACGCAACACGCGGGCCCAAGCCAGCGTCTGCTCGAACTCGATCGCGATCGGTTTCTCGGGTTGGTAGAGATGTTCGGCCAAGTCTCCCGACGTCGTGATGCGGGGCGCGACATAGTCGAATCCCTGGGCATCGGCAGCCGATTGCAACAGCCGGCCGAAACGCAGCATCGATTGGGCCGTCGGCAAGACGAAAATCCAATCGCCCAAGTCCAAACGGCCGTTTTCGCCCGCCTGATCGATGAAATGGCGGACCACCCCGGGCAGCAAGGGCCGATCCCAGCCGAGAAACTCGCGTCGGCACAGCAATTCGGGAAAAAGATCAAATGACACGGCGAAGCAGCCCCCCTGGTGAAAATCCGTTTTTAAGCCTGCGGCGTTGTTGTCGTGTTCGGTCGTGACACGTCTGGTCCAATCCTATCGATTCGTGGCTGCTTGTGTGACCCGTGGGGGCGATCAAAGGCCGCACGGCCGCGACAAACGATTCCAGCGTTACAGGTGCTAGAGCCCCGAGAATCGTTAATGTCGCGCCAACACGCATCCGATACGTAAACCAACGGACATCCAGTGCGCAATCACTGTGTGCCGTCGGTGTGCCGAGGGGGGCACATCCATTCGATGAACCGAACCCGGTTCATTGGGGCCGATATCACCGGGACCTAGGAACGCGGCATGCGTGTGAACAACGCGAAACTGACAAGCCAACACGGCGACCATTCCAAACGAATCGCAAAACGCGCGGTCCTGTTGGCGGTGTTGGTCGCGTCCGGCTCAACCGCCGGCGGTCAACAACCGCAGGGCGGGATGATTCAATCGCGTTTCTTTCACCAAAACAACGCTGCGCCCGGGATCGTCCGCGGCGGCGCACAGGTCGCAGCCCCGATGCCCGTGGGCGCGGTGCAGTCCAACCCCTTTGTGGCGCCCGGGCAGGCCTCGGCAACCCCCACCAACGGGCCGAATCAGTCACCGACAATGGCCGGCGGCCATGTGTCGATGGCCGCGTCCCCGGTGGGACGCGTGCGGCAAAACCCACAATTCCATGCCGCCGCAGCGACCGGCGTCAGCGACCAGCCGCTGATCGCGCTGGGATCCAACGCGGTTGCCTCCGCCACTCAAGTCGAGGCGTTTGACCGATTCGGGCCAGCCCCCGCCAATCGACCAGCTCCCGCCAATGCATTCGCCCAGCCCAGCCCAGCCGACCCAGGGCAACTGACTTGGGCGGAGAAAACCGCCTCCGTGAAGTCTCCGGCGCCGCTGGCGATCCCGACCGGTGCGGCCGCGCCGATCCGGTCCGCTATGTCATCCAATGCCGCGTCTCGGCTGACCGCCGGACACACCGCTCCGATCGGAGTCGCCGCCGAACAGGACTCGCGTGTCATTCCGGTGACCGACGCCCGCGACGCCCAGTCGCCGATCCAGGAAACGCAACCGATCTTCTTCACCCTGTCCGATGACACGGCCGAAGCCGGCGATGCGTTTACCAGCGAGTTCCAAGCCGAATCCGACGCCGAGACGGCGGCACCCCGCGGTTCGGTCGCGGCAACCCCAACGGCGGACCACGTTACCGAATCCACCAGTCCGGTTGAGCCGGTGGCGAAGACCGCGGTCGGTCCCGATGATGAATCGACAGCCAGCGTCCAGTCGCCAGCCAAATTGCCAGCCGAGCCGCCAGTCCAGACAGATCCGGAAACGGTTCCCGAGACATCCGAGCCCGAATCTTCGCAGCCGAAATCTTCGCAGCCCGCTACACCATCGGTTGCCGCCCAGACCCCGGTGAAACTCGCTCCGGCGGTGAATTTTGCGGCGGAAGTCTTGGCGCCCCTCCACGACAATCTGGACGACGGTGCCAAGACGTTGGACCGAACCGATGTCGATGCGGACCCGACCGACGACACCGGAATCGACGAATTGGTGGTCAGCAACCGAGCACGCGTTCCACCGACGACCAAGTCGCGTGTCTTGAACGCCGAACAGCACGTCGCAGCGAAAGCGGACTCGCACGTCCCGCTCCTGCTGCAGCGCAAGACGATCGCGATCGCGACTCCGCCGATCGAACTGCAATTTGCCGAAGACGACAACGCGGTGGTGCAGTCGGCGATCGACCCGATCCGCTTTGCAGCGGCGCCAGCGGCAAGCCAGGACGAGCGAGCAGCGGATCGGCCCACCACGGCCGCGAACAACGCGGGGAACGCAGGATCCACTGATGATGCGGAGCCGGCGTTGATCCCGAAAGCAGCCGTCGCGATCAGCTTGGAGCATCACTCGAAAACCGTCCCGGAATCTGCTCCGGTCGGCACGATCGCCGAACCGGACCGCGACGCGATGGAGAAACTTGCCAGACGCGATCCCGTTGCCCATCGAACTCCGCTGAGTCAGCCCACTGTCAGTCAGCCCACTGCCAGTCAGCCCGAACCGCTCCCGTTGCCGCCGCAGGCCACGGGGCATTCGATCGTGACCTCGGTGGCCCCCGGCATCGAACAGATCGGCACCGATGAAGCTCCGTTGATCGCGGCACCGGTCGCCGTCAATCCGTCGCGTGCAGCCGCGGCCCACACCGCGACCGTTCATCCGCCCAACCGGACCACACCGTCCAGCGTCCGCGCACAGCTCGCGTCGTCTCGCCATCGCATCGAGCGCCGATCGATCGAACCGGATCAGAAACGAATCGACGTGACGGTTCCCGATCCGAACGCGTCTCCGTCGCCGGGGGCTCCAACACAAGGCGGCGAAGGCAAACGCCCGGCGGTCGTTCTGCAACTCAAGCGTGCCCAAGTGCGATCGATGACGATCGGCGGTCGGGTGCGGCGATTCACCATCGAAAACAAGGACGTTTGTCAGGCATTCGCTTCCAGTGCCAACCAGATCAAATTGATCGGGACCGGCACGGGGCAGACCCAATTGACGATCTGGGCGGATGTCGCCGACGGCGAGCCGACACGCAAACAGACCTTTCAAATCGAGGTCGGCGAAGGCGTCGATGCGATCGGAGACAAGGTCGCGGGGCACACCGAGCTGCTGAACGATTCGATCGACCAAGCCTTTCCGACGGCCAGCGTTGTCGTGTCCCTTCGTGGCGGCGAGCTGATCGTCACCGGTCATTGCGACGACGAAGACACGGCGAAGCAAATCGTCCGGATGGTCCGCAAGAGTTGCCTCGTCCCCGTCCAAGACAACTTGAAAGTTCGATGATCGAAGCGGGACGGGATGCTCAGCTGCCCTGGGACGGGGCCGACACGCCCATCGCGATTCAACTTGATTCAGATACGTCACACTAACCACTGATCCTTTGCGGAACTGTTCCGCACCGATTACGTCAACGAGGTTCGACATGAACATCCCTCTGATCCACTCCGTCATCCGGCGTCACGCCGCAAGGGTTCTGGCGTTCGCCGCGGCCGCCATGATCGCCGGTAGCGGCTGCGTGGCTTGGGCGCAAACCGGATTGGTGGGCGCACTCGGTGGAGCCCCACAGTCGGCTTCGACGGGCGCCGCGATGTTCGGTCCGGAAACCAAGGTCGTTTCTGCAGCCGACGTCCGCACCGCGGCCGACGTCAGCCCCCGCGGGCTCGCACCAGGATCGATCTCACAAGCCATCGCCACCCACTCGGGGCCGGCAGGATCGGTCAACGCCGGCCGCGTCGCCCAAGTCGGCTTCGGCTGCCAAAGCTGTCAGCAAGGCTCCTGCAACGGATCATGCAACGGCTATGGGATGTCCGGCTACGGTGGTCAATCGATGGCGTGCGGCATCCCTTGCGATCCCTACTATTACGTGATCGTGGAAGCCATGTACATGGAACGCAACGGCGAGGACGGATTCAGCTTGACCCGCAACGCCCGGATGGACGACTTCGGATTCGAATGGGTTCCCCGGATCACGCTCGGAACCCTGCCGAACTGTGTCAACGGTTATGAATTCACCTTTGTCGGACCGACCGAATGGAACCGCAACCTGCGGGTCGTCGACACGAACATTCCCGGCAACATCGATTCGAACCTGTTCGACGGTGACGGCCCCGCGACCGTGGCCAATCCGCACCCGCAAAATTTTGACGGCACGTTTCTGGATCCGTTCGAAAACGCCAACCTGCAAACCCAGTACTACAACAGCGAGTACTGGAGTGCGGAATTGAACAAGACACTCGTCGGCTGGGATGTCGCCAAAGCGCTGTTCGGTGGCCGTGTGATTCGCGTCGAAGAAGATTACGGCTACGCGTCCCGAAAAGATGTCTTCGGGTCCAACTCGGATCTGACCG
Encoded here:
- a CDS encoding pilus assembly protein N-terminal domain-containing protein, giving the protein MRVNNAKLTSQHGDHSKRIAKRAVLLAVLVASGSTAGGQQPQGGMIQSRFFHQNNAAPGIVRGGAQVAAPMPVGAVQSNPFVAPGQASATPTNGPNQSPTMAGGHVSMAASPVGRVRQNPQFHAAAATGVSDQPLIALGSNAVASATQVEAFDRFGPAPANRPAPANAFAQPSPADPGQLTWAEKTASVKSPAPLAIPTGAAAPIRSAMSSNAASRLTAGHTAPIGVAAEQDSRVIPVTDARDAQSPIQETQPIFFTLSDDTAEAGDAFTSEFQAESDAETAAPRGSVAATPTADHVTESTSPVEPVAKTAVGPDDESTASVQSPAKLPAEPPVQTDPETVPETSEPESSQPKSSQPATPSVAAQTPVKLAPAVNFAAEVLAPLHDNLDDGAKTLDRTDVDADPTDDTGIDELVVSNRARVPPTTKSRVLNAEQHVAAKADSHVPLLLQRKTIAIATPPIELQFAEDDNAVVQSAIDPIRFAAAPAASQDERAADRPTTAANNAGNAGSTDDAEPALIPKAAVAISLEHHSKTVPESAPVGTIAEPDRDAMEKLARRDPVAHRTPLSQPTVSQPTASQPEPLPLPPQATGHSIVTSVAPGIEQIGTDEAPLIAAPVAVNPSRAAAAHTATVHPPNRTTPSSVRAQLASSRHRIERRSIEPDQKRIDVTVPDPNASPSPGAPTQGGEGKRPAVVLQLKRAQVRSMTIGGRVRRFTIENKDVCQAFASSANQIKLIGTGTGQTQLTIWADVADGEPTRKQTFQIEVGEGVDAIGDKVAGHTELLNDSIDQAFPTASVVVSLRGGELIVTGHCDDEDTAKQIVRMVRKSCLVPVQDNLKVR